The bacterium genomic interval TGGAAGAAAGTGAAAACTGACGCCGTTTTCCGAAGCCCAGTCGTATATCTCTTCCATTCGATCGATATTGTGATTCGTAACCACGCATAGCAGGCCGAAGTTGACCCTCTTTTTTCGCAGGCGCTGCATGTTTTTAAAGACTCGGTCCTGGGATGCTTTTCCGTTTCGCGCGGGCCGCGTGCGTTCCGTGAAATCAATGCTTATGCCGAGGCGCAACAATTTGCCCTGTTTCACGATCCAGGAGAGGGCCTCATCGGTGAGATGATAGAGATTGGTCTGGAAGGTATTGCTAATACGATAACCCTTGGGGAAAATCTTTTTCTGGAGCCGGACGAGTTCCCTTATCCTTTTGAGTGGAATCGTAAACACCTCGCCGCCCGTCCAGCAGAAATCGACCTTTCTCTGTCTCAAGCTCCTCAGGTGAGCGAGGACCTTCTTGTAGAAGATCTCGACCTTGCCCGGATCGACGATGAATCGATTGGAGTCATCGTCGAGTTTTGAGCGTTTGTAACAATATATGCAGCGCAGGTTGCACAGATTA includes:
- a CDS encoding radical SAM protein — translated: MEYHFLSTNLCNLRCIYCYKRSKLDDDSNRFIVDPGKVEIFYKKVLAHLRSLRQRKVDFCWTGGEVFTIPLKRIRELVRLQKKIFPKGYRISNTFQTNLYHLTDEALSWIVKQGKLLRLGISIDFTERTRPARNGKASQDRVFKNMQRLRKKRVNFGLLCVVTNHNIDRMEEIYDWASENGVSFHFLPLMHGSIGGTASNDIDYRK